A stretch of DNA from Jatrophihabitans endophyticus:
CTCGACGGTCATGGCGGCACCGAGGGTCGACAGCCGGCGAGCACGCGTTGCCGTGTCCGGCGCCGCGAGCACGCCGGCCTGCAGTTCACCGATGGTGACGACGCAGACGGTCGTGCGGTCGGGCAGCGCGTCGACGTCCAGTGCTCGGCCCGACTCGCGCGCGATCAGCACGCTGGTGTCGAGCACGGCCGGCGCGGTGCTCACAGCGCGTCCAGGTCGTCGGTCGTGTCGCCGGCGAGCGCCTCCAGCTCCGCGGTGAGGCCGGCGTCGGCCTGGTGCGCGACGACCAGCGTCAGCAGGTCGGCCTTGCTGAAGAACTGCGGGCGCAGCGCGCGCACTGGACCGATCTCCGCGACGGGCCGGCCGTTGACGGTGACGGTGACCCGGGTGCCGTCGGCCACCTGCCGGAGCACCTCGGCCGTGTGGTTGCGCAGGTCCCGCGAGGCCACCGACGTCATGTGGCACAATGTAGCACTATTGCCACACCGGGATGCCGTCACCGCCGCGACCCGTCCGCCCGGCGCTCGCCCTCGTTCCCCCGGGTCGGGGTCGACCGTGCCCGCAGCGCGCGGACGCCGAGCACGCCGATGATCGTTCCGAGAGTGAGCGAGACGATCACCAGCACGAGATGGACACCGAAGAACGCCGTCATGCCGTGGTTCCAGGAGCGCTTGTCGACCCAGATGTTCTTGAGGAACGTCGGCCAGATGATCCAGCTCCACACGCCGAACGCGACGAGGAACCACGCGACCCGTTTCGAGACGACCACGCGTCCGAGTATGACCGGCGGTCACCTCACCCCGGCTGTCAGCCACGTCCTGACGGCGCCTGACAACACCCCGCAGCCCCCGGGACAAGGGGGCTGGCGAGGCTTCGCCGTCCCCTGACGGACGTCGCCCCTGTCGGACACGGCCGCGGGGACGGGAGGGTCGTCGACGTTCCCGACGCGGAGGTGCTCCCATGACGTCCCTACCCCGAGCCGTGGCCCTCGCCATGGCCGCGGCGCTGGTCCCACTACCCGCCGTGGCGGCGAGTGCCGAACCCACGCGCGCCGCGGCGCTGCCGAGCGTCGACATGGCGGCGACGGTCAAGGCGGCCCAGATCGACCCACGCCGCGCGGACGACACGCTCACCCCGGGCGCGAAGAGCAGTGTGCTGCGCGTCGAGAAGGCGTTGCAGGCGCACCACCTGCTGGCGGCGAAATGGGTCGACGGCTACTTCGGCACCGAGACCGTCGCCGCGTACACCCGGTACCAGAAGTCGCTCGGCTACACCGGCCTCGGCGCGAACGGCCTGCCGGGCACGGCGTCGCTCACGAAGCTCGGCAGCGGCCGCTTCACCGTCACCGACAAGGTTGCGCCCGGCAAGCGGGTCGATGCCGGCGACGACATCGTCGTCGACACCCGCACCGACAAGATGCTCGCCGAGGCCGGCCGGTTGGCCAAGCGCACGCTGACCCTGAGCCAAGGGTCGTACAACCCCGGCGGCGACACGACGTCGGCCGGCACGCACGACGGCGGTGGCGTCGTCGACATCTCCGTGACGGGGATGTCCGCGGCCACCCGGACGGCCGTGGCGAAGGCGCTGCGCCAGGTCGGCTTCGCGGCCTGGGTGCGCGACCCCAGCCAGGGCGACTGGCCGTACCACATCCACGCCGCCGCGATCAGCGACACCGATCTGTCGCCGGCGGCCCAGCACCAGACCGGTGACTACTACCTCGGCAAGAACGGCCTGGCCAACGGCGCCGCCGACGACGGCCCGAAGGTCCCGATCCGCACCTGGGAGGAGTACCAGGACGCCCACTGACCGACACCCACCCACCAGCTCGCTCGACACCCCAAGGAGATCGATCGTGAATCGGATCAGCAAGCGCGCGGCCGTGGCCGCCACCGCCGCCGCCCTCGCGGCACCCGCCCTCGTCCTCGCCGACCCGGCCGTCGCCGCGTCCGCCCGCAACGGCACGTGCGACAGCGGGGAGTTCTGCTACTACTACAACAGCGACGAGAAGGGCTCGATCTCGGACTTCTCCGGATCGCTCGGCGACTACGGCGCGACCCAGCCCAGCTGCTACGAGTTCAAGGGCGCGGGCAACGGCAAGGGCAAGTGCGTCAAGAACAACGCCGCCTCGGTGTGGAACCGCACCGGCAAGACCGTGCACGTGTTCTTCAACAGCAACTACGGGGGCGCCTCCCAGGCCTTCGCCTCGGCGGCCAAGGGCAACCTCAACGCCACGCTGAAGAACAACAACGCCTCGCACCAGGTCGGCACCACCGGGGGCGGTGGCGGGTCGTGCTCCACGAGCGGGCTCGGCGACCCGAACACGTGCGCGCAGGCCGTCGCGTGGGCGAAGAACCACATCGGCAGCACCTCGCTCGGCGTCGGCACCTGCGACCACGTCGTGGGCCTGGCCTACGGCTGGTCCAACAGCGGGTCGCACGACGCGTACGCGCACTGGACCCAGGTGCCCGCCAAGTACAAGCACGCGGGCTCCAAGACCGTCCCGGCCGGCGGCCTGGCCTTCTTCAAGGGCGGCTCGAAGGGCTACGGGCACGTGATGCTCTCCCTCGGTGGTGGAAAGTTCGCCTCGACCGACGTCGGCACCGACGGCCGGTACCACGCCGGCCGCTACGGCACGACCACGATCGCCACGATCGAGTCCAGCTTCGGCGAGTCCTACCTCGGCTGGACCCAGCCGTGGTTCAACCACTGAGGGCCGCGTCGTGCACAGGCGATCACCACTGATCTCGCTGTTCGCAGCCGCCGCCCTGCTGCTCGGCGCCACCACCGTGCTGGCCGCGCCGGCCAGCGCGGCGGGGCGTGACGGCACGTGCGACAACGGGGAGTTCTGCTACTACTTCAACAGCGGCGAGAAGGGGTCCGTCTCGGACTTCACCGACTCCCTCGACGACTACGGCGCCAAGCAGCCCAGCTGTTACGAGTTCAAGGGCACGGGCAACGGCAAGGGCAAGTGCGTCAAGAACAACGCCGCCGCGGTGTGGAACCGCACCGGCAAGACCGTGCGCGTCTACTTCAACAGCAACTACGCCGGCGCCCACCAGGACTTCGCGACGGGCGCGAAGGGCAACCTGAACGCCACCCTCAAGAATCAGAACGCGTCGCACCAGTTGCTCAGCGCGGCGCCGCCGACCGGCTGCAAGACCGACGGCAGCAACACCACGCTGCCGAGCTCGATCCTGGTCTACCGCAAGTCGCTCGGGACGGTGCAACGGGTCGCGTTCAAGACCTACGTCAAGAACGTGCTGCCCAACGAGTGGCCGGCCAGTTGGCCGAAGGAGTCCCTGCGCGCCGGCGCCGTGGCCGTGAAGAGCTACGGCTGGTACTGGGCCCTGCACTCGACGCGCAAGACGTCGAGCGGCCAGTGCTTCGACGTGTACGACAACACCAGCAGCCAGGTCTACGAACCCGGCTCGGCGGTGGCGGCCACCAGCGCCGCCGTGGACGACACGTGGAGCACCCGGCTGACCCGCAGCGGCAACGTGCTGCAGGCGCACTACTGCTCGACCAGCACCGCGTGCCCGGGCTGGGTCGACGGGGACTGGCTGTCGCAGACCGGCTCCCGGGACAAGGCGAAGGCCGGCACCGGCTACGCCGCCATCCTGCGGTCGTACTACGACGGGGTCACCCTCACCGGCTGAGCCCGTCGCGGACCCGTCGCCCGTCGTCTCCCGTCCTGCGGGGGCGGCGGGCGATGCCGCGACCGGCACCGGCGCCCGGTATCGGGCGTTTGGTCCCGCTCCCCGGGCGGTAGCCTCCCCCTCGCAGCGCACCGGCTGCACGGAAGGGAGAGGGCGAGGCTGTGGCCGACCAGGCGACGCGGGCAGCGGCGATCGAGGCGTTCGCGGACCGGCTGCGCGAGCTGCGCGCGGGGTCGGGCAACCCGTCGTTCCGGGAGCTGGCCGGGCGCTCACGCGCCATCTCGCACACCACGCTGCACGAGGCCGCGCAGGGCAACCGGCTGCCCAGCTGGCCCACCACCGTCGAGTTCGTCAAGGCCTGCGGCGGCGACCCGGACGCGTACCGGGAGCGGTGGCAGGCCGCCGATCGGGTCGTCAGCGCCACCGACGACGACCCGGTGACCCCGGCCGATCCGGCGACCCCGGCCGCCGCCGCGCCGGCAGCGGCACGGACGGGTGGGAGCCGCCCGCGCTGGCTGCCCTACGCCGTGGCCGGCGGCGTCGTCGTGGTCCTCGCCGCCGCCGTCCTGGTCGTGCTCGGGCTGACGAGCGGATCGGACGGCGGGTCGTCCGGCGGCACCGCGACGCGCTACACGGCGGCGGACTGCTCGGTCCGACAGACCGATCCGCCGTCGGCGCCGCCCGCGCACCAGGGTGACGCCGAGGTCTTCGTCCGCGACGTGTCCTTGACCGACTGCACGCATGTCGTCGCCGGCTCGACGGTGAAGAAGGTGTGGCGCTTCCGCAACATCGGCACGGTCACCTGGCGCGGGTACGCGCTGCACCGCATCGACCTGCCGCAGCGGCGCGGCGACTGCCAGACCATCGCCGACGTCCCGGTGCCCACGACGCTGCCCGGACGGACGGTCGACGTCGCGGTCTCGATCAGCACGCCGACGCGCGCGACGTTCTGCTTCGTCCGCTTCAAGATGGTCGACGCCACCGGCCGGACGACCTTCCCGGCGAGCCGACCGGTCAACTTCCAGATCATCGTCGACCGGTAGGCATGTCGGTGACCGGCGGGTAACCCGGCGGCACCTACCCTCGTCCGGTGCGGGCACGGACGATCACGGCGGCGTTGACGACGGCCCTGCTGACCGCCGTGCTCGCGGCCCCCGCGGCGGCCGCCGGGTCGCATTCGGTCCCGCCGGCCGCTCCGAGCCCGACCGACGGCGCGAACTCGCCCGCCGCCCCCGACCCGCATCCGCGTCGCGGCGGGATCGGTCCCGACGGCGAGCCGGTCGGCGGGACGCAGCTGCTCGGCCGCGGCGAGGTGCTGCCGGCCGGGACGAAGCGCTCCGCGCTCCCCGCCGACATCACCGCGCAGGCGTGGATGGTCACCGATCTCGACACCGGTCGCGTCGTCGCCGCTCGCGACCCGCACGGGCGCTACCAGCCCGCCAGCATCCAGAAGGTCCTCACCACGGTCGCCCTGCTGCCCGTCCTGCCCGGACCCCGCACGGTGACGGTGTCACGCCGTTCGGCCGACACCGAGGGCTCGCACGCCGGGCTCGTCGCGGGCGGCCGGTACACCGTCGACCAGCTGTTCCGAGGGTTGCTGCTGGTGTCGGGCAACGACTGCGCGGAGGCGCTGGCCGCGGCGGCCGGGGGGCGTGCGAAGACGGTGGCGCTGATGAACCGCACGGCCCGGGCGCTGGGCGCCTACGACACCTACGTCCAGACGCCGTCGGGACTGGACGGCTGGCAGCAGCTCACGAGTGCCTACGACATGACGCTGTTCCTGCGCGCCGCGCTCGCGCAGCCCCGCTTCGCCGCCTACGACCGCGTGGCGAAGTCGACGCTGCCGTTCCACGACGTCGTCGGCAAGGTGACGCTGTACAACCAGAACCAGGAGTTCCTGACCACGGTCAAGGGCGCGCTGGTCGCCAAGACCGGCTACACCGACGCGGCCCAGCACACCTTCGTCGGCGCGATCGAACGCGGCGGTCACCGCTACGGCGTCGTCCTGCTGCGGGCACAGCGCTGGCCGGTCGACCAGTGGGTGCAGGCCAAGCGGCTCGTGAGCTGGGCCCGCTCGCTACCCGCCACCGCCCGGGTGGGCACGCTGGCCACCCCGGCCCGCGCCGAGGGCGACGCGCGGGCACGGGCGACCACCGCCGCGCCCGGCGCGACGGCCGCGGCCGCCCCGACCGGCGGGTCGTCGGTGCCGCTGTGGGCCCAGGCCGCGATCGCGGCCGTCCTGCTGGCCGGCGTGCTCGGCCTCGCGCAGCGCATGGCCCGTCGGCACTGACCCGAGCTCAGTCCTCGCGGTCGCGGCGATCGCGGGTCGCCGCCCAGGTCGCGACCGCTCCCGCGATGGCCCCGGCGCCCACGAGCGTCGCGCCGACCGTCGCGGGCCGGACCGCCGACTGCGGGGTGTCCGGCCCGGCCGCGGCCGTCCCGTCGACCCCGCGCACCGGCATGACCGGCACGCTGTTGGCGGTGCGGGCCGCGGTGTTCACCGTGGCGATCCACGCGCAGGAGAACAGCATCCAGCGCATGACCAGCTGGATCCACACGAGGACGGCGATGATGCCGGCGAACGGTCCGGCGGTCGCGCTGCCGGCGCTGTGGGCGATGGTGTAGGTGCCGAGGATCTTGAGGATCTCGAAGCCCACCGAGGCGAGGATCGCGCCGCGCAGCGCGATGCGCTTGTCCACCTCGACGTCGGGCAGCCGGACGAGCAGCCACCAGAAGATGACCGAGTCGCCGGCGACCGCGATCGCGATGCCCAGGATCTTCAGCACGATCGTCGAGCCCGGCAGCTCGTCGAGGCCGACGAAGTCGAGGATCTGGTCGGTGAGCGAGGTGCCCACGACGGTCAGGGCGAGCGAGACGAGGATCCCGACCCCCAGCCCCGCCAGCACCAGCAAATTCGACAGCCGCTCGGCGAGGAAGTTGCGCTTGGGCTTGGCACGGCCCCAGACCGCGTCGATGGCCTCGCGCAGGTTGCCGATCCATCCCAGCCCGGTGAGCAGGACGCCGAGCAGGCCAACGATGCCGACCCCCGTGCGCTTGTCGATGGCGGTCTGGACCGACTCGCTGAGCGTGGTGCCGAACTCGCCCGGCACCTCGTCGGTGATGTGCCGGAACAGGTCGGCCTCGGCCCCCGGGTGGGACGAGAGCACGAAACCGGTGACCGACACCGCGAGCAGCAGCATCGGGAACAGCGCGAGGAAGCTGAAGTACGTGATCGCCCCGGCGTACTGATTGCCGTGGTTGCGGGTCAGCAGACCCCACGCGTCGACGACGTGGCGCAGCCAGAGGTGATCCTGTTGGGCTCGTTGCCACCGTCCGGCGGCGCCGGCCTTGACGCGCGCGAGACGTCCCGGGGCGTCGGCGTCCTGGCCGGCGTCCGGCGGCTGCGCGGTGTCGCTCACACGAGCGTGTTACCCGGCGGCGTCGCCCTCCGTACCGCCCAACGGGAACTCCGTGCGCCACGTCCAGCGCCCGCCGTCCTCGCGCGAGAAGAGCACGAAGCTGCCGACGGCGAACCGGGCGACGAACGTCGAGAGCCCGTCGTAGGCGTCGTCGAGCCCGGCGTCGGGGATGTCGTGCGCGACGGTGACGTGCGGGTGGTACGGGAAGGCCAGCTCGCGCTCGAGCGGACCGGTGCGGATCGCCCCCTCCAGGGTCTCGCACTGCGACACCCCGGTCGCGACCTGGATGAACACCACCGGCGACAGCGGTCGGAACGTGCC
This window harbors:
- a CDS encoding PIN domain-containing protein; this translates as MSTAPAVLDTSVLIARESGRALDVDALPDRTTVCVVTIGELQAGVLAAPDTATRARRLSTLGAAMTVEALPVTAEAARRWAELRVRLAELGRRAKVNDLWIAAVALANGMDVVTQDDDFDVIALAGGPEIVRV
- a CDS encoding type II toxin-antitoxin system Phd/YefM family antitoxin → MTSVASRDLRNHTAEVLRQVADGTRVTVTVNGRPVAEIGPVRALRPQFFSKADLLTLVVAHQADAGLTAELEALAGDTTDDLDAL
- a CDS encoding SCO4848 family membrane protein; this translates as MVVSKRVAWFLVAFGVWSWIIWPTFLKNIWVDKRSWNHGMTAFFGVHLVLVIVSLTLGTIIGVLGVRALRARSTPTRGNEGERRADGSRR
- a CDS encoding peptidoglycan-binding domain-containing protein, encoding MTSLPRAVALAMAAALVPLPAVAASAEPTRAAALPSVDMAATVKAAQIDPRRADDTLTPGAKSSVLRVEKALQAHHLLAAKWVDGYFGTETVAAYTRYQKSLGYTGLGANGLPGTASLTKLGSGRFTVTDKVAPGKRVDAGDDIVVDTRTDKMLAEAGRLAKRTLTLSQGSYNPGGDTTSAGTHDGGGVVDISVTGMSAATRTAVAKALRQVGFAAWVRDPSQGDWPYHIHAAAISDTDLSPAAQHQTGDYYLGKNGLANGAADDGPKVPIRTWEEYQDAH
- a CDS encoding peptidase inhibitor family I36 protein, whose product is MNRISKRAAVAATAAALAAPALVLADPAVAASARNGTCDSGEFCYYYNSDEKGSISDFSGSLGDYGATQPSCYEFKGAGNGKGKCVKNNAASVWNRTGKTVHVFFNSNYGGASQAFASAAKGNLNATLKNNNASHQVGTTGGGGGSCSTSGLGDPNTCAQAVAWAKNHIGSTSLGVGTCDHVVGLAYGWSNSGSHDAYAHWTQVPAKYKHAGSKTVPAGGLAFFKGGSKGYGHVMLSLGGGKFASTDVGTDGRYHAGRYGTTTIATIESSFGESYLGWTQPWFNH
- a CDS encoding SpoIID/LytB domain-containing protein, whose translation is MHRRSPLISLFAAAALLLGATTVLAAPASAAGRDGTCDNGEFCYYFNSGEKGSVSDFTDSLDDYGAKQPSCYEFKGTGNGKGKCVKNNAAAVWNRTGKTVRVYFNSNYAGAHQDFATGAKGNLNATLKNQNASHQLLSAAPPTGCKTDGSNTTLPSSILVYRKSLGTVQRVAFKTYVKNVLPNEWPASWPKESLRAGAVAVKSYGWYWALHSTRKTSSGQCFDVYDNTSSQVYEPGSAVAATSAAVDDTWSTRLTRSGNVLQAHYCSTSTACPGWVDGDWLSQTGSRDKAKAGTGYAAILRSYYDGVTLTG
- a CDS encoding NBR1-Ig-like domain-containing protein, with the protein product MADQATRAAAIEAFADRLRELRAGSGNPSFRELAGRSRAISHTTLHEAAQGNRLPSWPTTVEFVKACGGDPDAYRERWQAADRVVSATDDDPVTPADPATPAAAAPAAARTGGSRPRWLPYAVAGGVVVVLAAAVLVVLGLTSGSDGGSSGGTATRYTAADCSVRQTDPPSAPPAHQGDAEVFVRDVSLTDCTHVVAGSTVKKVWRFRNIGTVTWRGYALHRIDLPQRRGDCQTIADVPVPTTLPGRTVDVAVSISTPTRATFCFVRFKMVDATGRTTFPASRPVNFQIIVDR
- a CDS encoding D-alanyl-D-alanine carboxypeptidase family protein, giving the protein MRARTITAALTTALLTAVLAAPAAAAGSHSVPPAAPSPTDGANSPAAPDPHPRRGGIGPDGEPVGGTQLLGRGEVLPAGTKRSALPADITAQAWMVTDLDTGRVVAARDPHGRYQPASIQKVLTTVALLPVLPGPRTVTVSRRSADTEGSHAGLVAGGRYTVDQLFRGLLLVSGNDCAEALAAAAGGRAKTVALMNRTARALGAYDTYVQTPSGLDGWQQLTSAYDMTLFLRAALAQPRFAAYDRVAKSTLPFHDVVGKVTLYNQNQEFLTTVKGALVAKTGYTDAAQHTFVGAIERGGHRYGVVLLRAQRWPVDQWVQAKRLVSWARSLPATARVGTLATPARAEGDARARATTAAPGATAAAAPTGGSSVPLWAQAAIAAVLLAGVLGLAQRMARRH
- a CDS encoding YihY/virulence factor BrkB family protein; translation: MSDTAQPPDAGQDADAPGRLARVKAGAAGRWQRAQQDHLWLRHVVDAWGLLTRNHGNQYAGAITYFSFLALFPMLLLAVSVTGFVLSSHPGAEADLFRHITDEVPGEFGTTLSESVQTAIDKRTGVGIVGLLGVLLTGLGWIGNLREAIDAVWGRAKPKRNFLAERLSNLLVLAGLGVGILVSLALTVVGTSLTDQILDFVGLDELPGSTIVLKILGIAIAVAGDSVIFWWLLVRLPDVEVDKRIALRGAILASVGFEILKILGTYTIAHSAGSATAGPFAGIIAVLVWIQLVMRWMLFSCAWIATVNTAARTANSVPVMPVRGVDGTAAAGPDTPQSAVRPATVGATLVGAGAIAGAVATWAATRDRRDRED
- a CDS encoding 2'-5' RNA ligase family protein, producing the protein MSEVVVGVAVAIPQPHATVLTNWRRHVGDPAADLVFPHVTLLPPTPVPADAMDDVEAHLAVAAKEVEPFSMHLAGTGTFRPLSPVVFIQVATGVSQCETLEGAIRTGPLERELAFPYHPHVTVAHDIPDAGLDDAYDGLSTFVARFAVGSFVLFSREDGGRWTWRTEFPLGGTEGDAAG